One Microthrixaceae bacterium genomic region harbors:
- a CDS encoding metallophosphatase family protein, with amino-acid sequence MGSEATPHSVRDDVSRSASARDPRWVKVAVVLFAAVVAILAMPMTSLASREVGPGVVSARIAPSWPGETVLELPPLGRLAAATHRGPTQVALRLDEVDVRAAQSLTTSTGAFDREHLNSLVEDDLPGLFWRVGLRLGVLSALVGAAAALLLPGRHRDRGWLWRRTLMGSVAAVVAVSAVAASTAVGYSTDAFKQPRTSGPLSMVSPLIAQAGDNFTDGLKQIDDRSKVLAQKLADLYSSTIDADVAASSGETVILHVSDIHLNPVGISLARELASTFDVDAVIDTGDLTSFGQEPEARMVSELSKFDVPYYFVAGNHDGFEARKAIAAIDGVTAIDGDVVTVGDVRILGVEDPTQTALRSIPRADLQRRYEAQYPRIEELLRRHEPDVLAIHNPVQAVPAMGKVATVIGGHVHRFTLSESDGTVLATVGSSGATGLGALLVETRENYAFELLRFSGKRLVAIDTIELRGTRGEFVSRRHLIGPGVSYGDAAEVIDEMVIEPSADQFATTTTGSEPEPASESESTTTLQE; translated from the coding sequence ATGGGTTCCGAGGCGACTCCACACTCGGTGCGAGATGACGTCTCGCGCTCGGCGTCGGCTCGCGACCCACGGTGGGTCAAGGTGGCGGTGGTGCTCTTCGCTGCGGTCGTCGCGATCTTGGCGATGCCCATGACCTCGTTGGCATCTCGCGAGGTCGGCCCCGGGGTCGTGAGCGCTCGCATCGCACCGAGTTGGCCGGGCGAGACGGTGTTGGAACTTCCGCCGCTCGGGCGTCTCGCGGCTGCGACTCACCGTGGTCCGACGCAAGTCGCGCTGCGCCTCGACGAGGTCGATGTTCGTGCGGCTCAATCGTTGACGACCTCGACGGGGGCGTTCGATCGGGAACATCTGAATTCGTTGGTCGAGGACGATCTTCCCGGACTCTTCTGGCGTGTCGGGCTGCGGCTCGGGGTGCTGTCGGCCCTCGTCGGGGCAGCGGCGGCCCTGCTGTTGCCAGGCCGACACCGAGACCGGGGTTGGTTGTGGCGCCGCACGTTGATGGGATCGGTGGCCGCGGTCGTGGCGGTTTCGGCCGTCGCTGCGAGCACGGCGGTGGGCTATTCGACCGACGCGTTCAAACAACCGAGGACCAGTGGTCCGCTGTCGATGGTCAGCCCGTTGATCGCCCAGGCTGGCGACAACTTCACCGACGGTCTCAAGCAGATCGACGATCGTTCGAAGGTGCTGGCCCAGAAGCTCGCCGACCTGTACTCCTCGACGATCGACGCCGATGTGGCGGCCTCGAGCGGCGAAACCGTCATCTTGCACGTGTCCGACATCCACCTGAATCCGGTGGGAATCTCACTGGCTCGCGAGCTGGCGTCGACCTTCGACGTCGACGCCGTGATCGACACCGGCGACCTGACGTCGTTCGGCCAGGAACCCGAGGCGCGCATGGTGTCGGAGCTGTCCAAGTTCGACGTCCCGTACTACTTCGTCGCCGGCAATCACGACGGGTTCGAAGCTCGCAAGGCGATTGCGGCAATCGACGGAGTGACGGCGATCGACGGCGACGTGGTCACCGTCGGCGACGTTCGGATCCTCGGAGTGGAGGACCCGACCCAGACGGCGCTTCGGTCCATTCCCCGAGCGGACCTTCAACGCCGCTACGAAGCCCAGTACCCGAGAATCGAGGAACTGTTGCGTCGACACGAACCCGACGTGTTGGCGATTCACAATCCGGTCCAGGCGGTTCCCGCGATGGGCAAGGTGGCGACGGTCATCGGTGGCCACGTTCATCGGTTCACGCTGAGTGAATCGGACGGCACCGTGCTGGCGACCGTGGGGTCGAGCGGCGCCACCGGGCTCGGCGCGCTCTTGGTGGAGACCCGCGAGAACTACGCGTTCGAACTGCTGCGGTTCTCCGGCAAACGCCTGGTGGCCATCGACACGATCGAGTTGCGTGGAACCCGCGGCGAGTTCGTCTCGCGCCGTCATCTCATCGGTCCAGGCGTGTCCTACGGTGATGCGGCCGAGGTGATCGACGAGATGGTGATCGAGCCGTCCGCCGATCAGTTCGCCACCACGACCACGGGGTCCGAGCCCGAGCCAGCGTCCGAATCCGAGTCGACGACGACACTGCAGGAGTAA